One window of the Pseudomonas sp. S04 genome contains the following:
- a CDS encoding universal stress protein encodes MPYHHILVAVDLTEECDPVIHRARELAVGNSAKLSLVHIVEPMAMAFGGDVPMDLSQLQQQQFDQAKERLERLILKYPELTKDCSHLTYGQPRQEIHHFAKEQACDLIVVGSHGRHGLALLLGSTANDVLHGAPCDVLAVRLVKS; translated from the coding sequence ATGCCCTACCACCATATTCTGGTCGCCGTCGATCTAACCGAAGAATGCGATCCGGTGATTCACCGCGCTCGCGAGCTGGCAGTGGGCAACAGCGCCAAACTGTCCCTGGTGCACATCGTCGAACCAATGGCCATGGCCTTTGGTGGTGACGTGCCGATGGACCTGTCGCAACTGCAACAACAGCAGTTCGACCAGGCCAAGGAACGCCTCGAGCGCCTGATCCTCAAGTATCCGGAACTGACCAAGGACTGCAGCCACCTGACCTACGGCCAGCCGCGCCAGGAAATCCACCATTTCGCCAAGGAACAGGCGTGCGACCTGATCGTGGTTGGCAGCCATGGTCGCCACGGCCTGGCATTGCTACTGGGTTCCACCGCCAACGACGTACTGCACGGCGCGCCGTGCGATGTGCTGGCGGTACGCCTGGTCAAAAGCTGA
- a CDS encoding ATP-binding cassette domain-containing protein, which produces MTLLKFSDVSLAFGSMPLLDKVSWQIARGERVCIIGRNGTGKSSMMKLVKGDQKPDDGSVWRAPGLKIGELPQELPVADERTVFDVVAEGLDGVGELLAQYHHLSQNIVTDADLDKLMHVQHDLEARDGWRLQQLVDSTLSRLQLPADKTLAELSGGWRRRVLLAQALVSEPDLLLLDEPTNHLDIGAIAWLEEALKDFQGAVLFITHDRSFLQNLATRILELDRGGLIDWNGDYASFLVHKEATLAAEETANALFDKKLAQEEVWIRQGIKARRTRNEGRVRALKALRVERSERRERTGKANIQLDTADKSGKQVMVLENVSFAHPGGPFLIKDFSMVLTRGDRIGLLGANGTGKTTLLKLMLNGLQPTSGKVEEGTRIDVAYFDQLRHQLDLEKTVIDNVAEGRDFIDIDGQSRHVLSYLGDFLFSPQRARTPVKALSGGERARLLLAKLFSKPANLLVLDEPTNDLDVETLELLEEVLLTFNGTVLMVSHDRAFLDNVVTSTLVFEGEGKVREYVGGYQDWLRQGGSPRLLGVTESKSGKADLNSAVVAAAPAAAAAAAVEAPAAKKKLSYKLQRELEALPGQIEAMEQQIAAVEAQMADASFYQRPAAETAAVIAQLEQLQAELEVMVERWAELDA; this is translated from the coding sequence ATGACCCTGCTCAAATTCAGCGATGTGTCCCTTGCTTTCGGCTCTATGCCGTTGTTGGACAAGGTGTCCTGGCAGATCGCCCGTGGTGAGCGGGTGTGCATCATCGGCCGCAACGGCACAGGCAAGTCCAGCATGATGAAGCTGGTCAAGGGCGATCAGAAGCCCGATGACGGCTCCGTCTGGCGCGCACCTGGCCTCAAGATCGGCGAATTGCCGCAAGAATTGCCGGTGGCCGACGAGCGGACCGTGTTCGACGTGGTCGCCGAAGGCCTGGACGGTGTTGGCGAACTGCTCGCGCAGTACCATCACCTGAGCCAGAACATCGTTACCGATGCCGACCTGGACAAGCTGATGCACGTCCAGCACGACCTCGAAGCCCGTGACGGCTGGCGCTTGCAGCAATTGGTCGACAGCACCCTGAGCCGTCTGCAATTGCCTGCCGACAAGACCCTCGCCGAATTGTCCGGCGGCTGGCGTCGTCGCGTCCTGCTGGCGCAGGCCCTGGTTTCCGAGCCGGACCTGCTGCTACTCGACGAACCAACCAACCACCTGGACATCGGTGCGATTGCCTGGCTTGAAGAAGCCCTGAAGGATTTCCAGGGCGCCGTGCTGTTCATCACGCACGACCGTTCATTCCTGCAGAACCTTGCCACCCGCATCCTCGAACTGGATCGCGGCGGGCTGATCGACTGGAACGGCGACTACGCCAGCTTCCTGGTGCACAAGGAAGCCACGCTGGCGGCCGAAGAGACCGCCAACGCGCTGTTCGACAAAAAGCTGGCCCAGGAAGAAGTCTGGATCCGCCAGGGCATCAAGGCCCGTCGCACCCGTAACGAAGGCCGCGTGCGTGCCCTCAAGGCCCTGCGTGTTGAGCGCAGCGAGCGTCGTGAGCGTACCGGCAAGGCGAACATCCAGCTGGACACCGCTGACAAATCCGGCAAGCAGGTGATGGTCCTCGAGAACGTGAGTTTTGCTCACCCGGGTGGCCCGTTCCTGATCAAGGATTTCTCGATGGTCCTGACGCGCGGCGACCGTATCGGCCTGCTCGGCGCCAACGGTACCGGCAAGACCACCTTGCTCAAGCTGATGCTCAACGGTCTGCAACCGACCAGCGGCAAAGTGGAAGAGGGTACGCGCATCGACGTGGCCTACTTTGACCAGTTGCGTCACCAGTTGGACCTGGAAAAGACGGTGATCGACAACGTCGCCGAAGGTCGCGATTTCATCGATATCGACGGTCAGAGCCGCCACGTGCTGAGCTACCTCGGCGACTTCCTGTTCAGCCCGCAGCGTGCCCGCACGCCGGTCAAGGCGCTGTCCGGGGGCGAGCGTGCCCGTCTGTTGCTGGCCAAGTTGTTCAGCAAACCAGCCAACCTGCTGGTGCTCGACGAACCGACCAACGACCTGGACGTGGAAACCCTCGAACTGCTGGAAGAGGTCCTGCTGACCTTCAATGGCACCGTGCTGATGGTCAGTCACGACCGGGCATTCCTCGACAACGTGGTGACCAGCACCCTGGTCTTCGAAGGTGAAGGCAAGGTGCGTGAATATGTTGGCGGATACCAGGACTGGCTGCGCCAGGGTGGCTCGCCACGTCTGCTGGGCGTGACCGAGAGCAAATCCGGCAAGGCTGACCTGAACTCGGCCGTGGTCGCTGCGGCGCCTGCGGCAGCGGCAGCGGCAGCGGTGGAAGCTCCAGCGGCCAAGAAGAAGCTCAGCTACAAGTTGCAGCGTGAGCTCGAAGCCCTGCCGGGGCAGATCGAAGCCATGGAGCAGCAGATCGCGGCAGTTGAAGCGCAAATGGCCGACGCCAGTTTCTATCAGCGTCCCGCTGCCGAGACAGCGGCCGTGATTGCCCAGCTGGAGCAGTTGCAGGCTGAGCTGGAAGTCATGGTCGAGCGTTGGGCCGAGCTGGATGCCTGA
- a CDS encoding transglycosylase SLT domain-containing protein, whose product MRSRLFSFLSCLLLSATAVQSAQAVDLSTQRQYYDEAKRALAKGDTGPYFRYSQALADYPLEPYLAYDELTARLKSASNAEIEKFLAEHGDLPQANWMKLRWLRWLADRGDWATFQKYYDPKLNFTELDCLNAQYQISHNLKAEGYANTEKLWLTGKSQPAACDALFGMWAAQGQLTEQKRWERAKLAAQARNYALANSLVSSMTTLAPRGRLLVDVAQKPELLNQPSRFTPADEPMADVVSLGLRRLARQDPEKAMALLDGYAASMHFSRDEKVAIAREIGLTLARRFDSRALDVMTKYDPELRDNTVSEWRLRLLLRLARWDDAYQLTRRLPQDLATTNRWRYWQARSLELAQPQNPEAQTLYRNLARERDFYGFLAADRSQSAYSLNNKPLVMSQALINKVRNTPGVRRALEFHARGQIVDGRREWYHVSRHFNRDEMVAQAKLAYDLKWYFPAIRTISQAQYWDDLDIRFPMAHRNTLVREAKVRGLHSSWVFAITRQESAFMDDARSGVGASGLMQLMPGTAKETARKFNIPLASPQQVLNPDTNIQLGAAYLSQVHSQFNGNRVLASAAYNAGPGRVRQWLRGADHLSFDVWVESIPFDETRQYVQNVLSYSVIYGQKLNSPQPLVDWHERYFDDQ is encoded by the coding sequence ATGCGCAGTCGCCTCTTCAGCTTTTTATCCTGTCTGCTTCTTTCTGCCACAGCCGTTCAATCCGCCCAGGCAGTGGACCTGTCCACCCAACGCCAGTATTACGATGAAGCCAAGCGCGCCCTGGCCAAGGGTGACACTGGCCCGTACTTTCGCTACAGCCAGGCCCTCGCCGACTACCCGCTGGAGCCCTACCTGGCGTATGACGAGCTGACCGCCCGCCTGAAAAGCGCGAGCAACGCCGAAATCGAGAAATTCCTCGCCGAACACGGCGACCTGCCCCAGGCCAACTGGATGAAGCTGCGCTGGTTGCGCTGGCTGGCCGATCGCGGGGACTGGGCGACCTTCCAGAAATACTACGACCCCAAGCTCAACTTCACCGAGCTGGACTGTCTCAACGCGCAGTACCAGATCAGCCACAACCTCAAGGCTGAAGGCTACGCCAACACCGAAAAACTCTGGTTGACCGGCAAATCCCAGCCGGCCGCATGCGACGCCCTGTTCGGCATGTGGGCGGCCCAAGGCCAACTCACCGAACAGAAACGCTGGGAACGCGCCAAGCTGGCCGCCCAGGCGCGCAACTACGCGCTGGCCAACAGCCTGGTCAGCAGCATGACCACCTTGGCACCCCGCGGCCGCCTACTGGTGGACGTGGCGCAGAAACCCGAACTGCTGAACCAGCCATCGCGCTTCACCCCGGCGGATGAGCCCATGGCCGATGTGGTCAGCCTGGGCCTGCGTCGCCTGGCCCGCCAGGACCCGGAAAAGGCCATGGCCCTGCTCGATGGTTATGCCGCCAGCATGCATTTTTCCCGCGATGAAAAAGTCGCGATTGCCCGCGAGATCGGCCTGACCCTGGCCCGCCGCTTCGACAGCCGCGCCCTGGACGTGATGACCAAATACGACCCGGAACTGCGCGACAACACCGTGTCCGAATGGCGCCTGCGCCTGCTGTTGCGCCTGGCCCGCTGGGACGACGCCTATCAGCTGACCCGGCGCCTGCCGCAAGACCTGGCCACCACCAATCGCTGGCGCTACTGGCAGGCCCGCAGCCTGGAACTGGCACAACCGCAGAACCCGGAAGCGCAGACCCTGTACCGCAACCTCGCCCGTGAGCGGGACTTCTACGGCTTCCTCGCCGCCGACCGCTCGCAGTCTGCGTATTCGCTGAACAACAAGCCCCTGGTGATGAGCCAGGCCTTGATCAACAAAGTGCGCAACACCCCCGGCGTGCGCCGCGCCCTGGAATTCCATGCCCGCGGGCAGATCGTCGACGGCCGCCGCGAGTGGTACCACGTCAGTCGCCACTTCAACCGGGACGAAATGGTCGCCCAGGCCAAGCTGGCCTACGACTTGAAATGGTACTTCCCGGCCATCCGCACCATCAGCCAGGCGCAGTACTGGGACGACCTGGACATCCGTTTCCCGATGGCCCACCGCAACACCCTGGTCCGCGAAGCCAAGGTGCGTGGCCTGCACTCCAGCTGGGTGTTCGCCATTACCCGCCAGGAAAGCGCCTTCATGGATGACGCCCGCTCCGGCGTCGGCGCCAGCGGCCTGATGCAGTTGATGCCCGGTACCGCCAAGGAAACCGCGCGCAAATTCAACATCCCCCTGGCCTCACCCCAGCAAGTGCTGAACCCGGACACCAACATCCAGCTCGGCGCCGCGTACCTGAGCCAGGTCCACAGCCAGTTCAACGGCAACCGGGTACTCGCTTCTGCCGCCTACAACGCCGGCCCCGGCCGCGTGCGCCAATGGCTGCGTGGCGCCGACCACCTGAGCTTCGACGTCTGGGTAGAAAGCATCCCGTTCGACGAAACCCGCCAGTATGTGCAGAACGTGCTGTCTTATTCGGTGATCTACGGGCAGAAGCTCAACTCTCCCCAGCCGCTGGTGGATTGGCATGAGCGCTATTTTGACGATCAGTAA
- a CDS encoding Fic family protein → MSRYQPPLTLNTRILTLIAEISEQIGQLSAVDEARQTPQLRRGNRIRTIQASLAIENNSLSVAQVTAVLAGQRVLGLPREIQEVRNAFATYESMPQWRASSRTDLLSAHQLLMQGLIDDCGRFRREGVGIYRGEQLVHMAPPPSRVATLIDDLLAWLDASDWHPLILSCVFHYEFEFIHPFADGNGRMGRLWQTLILSHWRPVLAYLPVDAVIREQQDAYYAALSAADRMAESTPFVEFMLQSLSLALAEAVLNDPVTDPVTDLVTDPVTDQVARLLGVLAGAGALKISELMAEVGLTHKATFRANYLKPALMAGLIEMTQPDSPNNPAQRYRLTELGERVAARSGSVARGR, encoded by the coding sequence ATGAGCCGCTATCAACCCCCGTTGACCCTGAACACCAGAATTCTGACGCTGATCGCTGAAATCAGCGAGCAGATCGGTCAGCTTTCGGCAGTGGACGAAGCTCGGCAAACACCTCAACTGCGTCGCGGGAACCGGATCCGCACTATTCAGGCTTCGTTGGCCATCGAAAACAATTCCCTCAGCGTCGCGCAGGTGACGGCGGTACTGGCGGGGCAGCGAGTGCTGGGGTTACCCAGGGAGATTCAGGAGGTGCGCAACGCGTTTGCGACCTATGAGTCCATGCCGCAGTGGCGTGCCAGCAGTCGGACCGATCTGCTGTCGGCGCACCAGTTGTTGATGCAGGGCTTGATCGACGACTGTGGTCGGTTCCGCCGCGAGGGAGTCGGTATTTACCGAGGCGAGCAACTGGTTCATATGGCTCCACCACCAAGTCGTGTGGCAACCCTGATCGATGACTTGCTGGCCTGGCTGGATGCCAGCGATTGGCATCCGCTGATCCTCAGCTGTGTCTTTCACTACGAATTCGAATTCATTCATCCCTTCGCTGACGGCAATGGACGCATGGGGCGGCTGTGGCAGACCCTGATTCTCAGTCATTGGCGGCCGGTGCTGGCCTATCTGCCGGTCGATGCGGTCATTCGCGAGCAACAGGATGCTTATTACGCGGCCTTGTCCGCCGCCGATCGGATGGCCGAATCGACACCTTTTGTCGAGTTCATGTTGCAGTCTTTGAGCCTGGCCTTGGCCGAGGCCGTCCTGAACGACCCAGTAACCGACCCAGTAACCGACCTAGTCACCGACCCAGTAACCGACCAAGTGGCCAGGCTGCTGGGCGTGCTGGCGGGGGCAGGAGCGCTGAAGATCAGTGAACTGATGGCTGAGGTTGGATTGACGCATAAAGCGACATTCCGGGCTAACTACCTCAAGCCCGCATTGATGGCAGGTTTGATCGAGATGACTCAGCCGGACTCGCCCAACAACCCTGCTCAAAGGTATCGCCTGACAGAGCTTGGCGAGAGGGTCGCGGCACGCTCTGGTTCTGTTGCACGGGGTCGGTGA
- a CDS encoding ABC transporter transmembrane domain-containing protein has product MILMLSARHRRAIRLSLRFIAPYRWQALGALLALIVTAGITLSMGQGIRLLVDQGFMTQSPHLLNQSIGLFLLLVVGLAIGTFTRFYLVSWIGERCVADIRRQVFNHLIYLHPGFYEDNRSSEIQSRLTADTTLLQSVIGSSLSLFLRNALMVIGGIVLLFITNPKLTSIVVVALPLVLAPILIFGRRVRSLSRLSQDRIADVGSYVAETLGQIKTVQAYNHQAQDEQRFAATVEQAFDTARKRILQRAWLITLVIILVLGAVGVMLWVGGMDVIAGRISAGELAAFVFYSLIVGGAFGTLSEVIGELQRAAGAAERIAELLRSENIIQPPRSGQVTLPERVRGELQLQEVRFSYPSRPQSFAVDGLSLRINAGETLALVGPSGAGKSTVYDLLLRFYDPLQGQILLDGVDLTRLDPQDLRRCFALVSQTPALFFGSIEENIRYGKPEATLAQVQEAARIAYAHEFIEQMPAGYQTHLGDGGLGLSGGQRQRLAIARALLVDAPILLLDEATSALDAQSEHLIQQALPSLMKNRTTLVIAHRLATVKNADRIAVMDQGKLVAVGTHQQLIGSNALYARLAALQFSDGHEVS; this is encoded by the coding sequence ATGATCCTGATGCTGTCAGCCCGCCACCGTCGCGCGATTCGTTTGTCCCTGCGTTTTATTGCGCCCTATCGCTGGCAGGCGTTAGGTGCCTTGCTGGCGCTGATCGTCACTGCCGGCATTACCCTGTCCATGGGGCAGGGCATTCGGTTGTTGGTGGACCAGGGCTTCATGACCCAGTCACCGCACCTGCTCAACCAGAGCATCGGCCTGTTCCTGCTGCTGGTAGTGGGTCTGGCGATCGGCACCTTCACCCGCTTTTACCTGGTGTCGTGGATTGGCGAGCGCTGCGTGGCGGACATCCGTCGGCAGGTGTTCAACCACCTGATCTACCTGCATCCCGGGTTTTACGAGGACAACCGCAGTTCCGAGATCCAGTCGCGCCTGACCGCCGATACCACCTTGCTGCAATCGGTGATCGGTTCGTCGCTGTCGCTGTTCTTGCGCAATGCCTTGATGGTGATCGGCGGCATCGTGCTGCTGTTCATCACCAACCCCAAGTTGACCAGCATTGTGGTGGTGGCGCTGCCGCTGGTGCTGGCGCCGATCCTGATTTTCGGCCGGCGCGTACGCAGCCTGTCGCGCCTGAGCCAGGACCGGATAGCGGATGTCGGCAGCTATGTCGCTGAGACCCTGGGCCAGATCAAGACCGTCCAGGCCTACAACCACCAGGCCCAGGACGAGCAGCGTTTCGCGGCCACGGTGGAGCAGGCGTTCGACACCGCGCGCAAACGCATTCTGCAGCGTGCCTGGCTGATCACGTTGGTGATCATCCTGGTGCTCGGCGCAGTCGGGGTCATGCTCTGGGTCGGTGGCATGGACGTGATCGCCGGTCGCATCAGCGCTGGGGAACTGGCGGCGTTCGTGTTCTACAGCCTGATCGTCGGCGGTGCCTTTGGCACCCTGAGCGAGGTAATTGGCGAATTGCAGCGGGCTGCCGGTGCGGCCGAGCGGATTGCCGAGTTGCTGCGTTCGGAAAACATCATCCAGCCGCCACGCAGTGGCCAGGTGACCTTGCCCGAGCGGGTTCGCGGTGAGTTGCAACTGCAGGAGGTGCGCTTTAGCTACCCGTCGCGCCCGCAAAGCTTTGCCGTCGACGGTTTGAGCCTGCGGATCAACGCCGGCGAAACCCTGGCGCTGGTCGGGCCTTCGGGGGCGGGCAAGTCGACGGTGTATGACCTGCTGCTGCGCTTCTACGATCCGCTGCAGGGGCAGATCCTGCTGGATGGCGTCGACCTGACCCGGCTCGACCCGCAGGATCTGCGGCGCTGCTTCGCCCTGGTCTCACAAACCCCGGCGCTGTTTTTTGGCAGCATTGAAGAGAACATTCGTTATGGCAAGCCCGAGGCGACCCTGGCGCAGGTCCAGGAGGCCGCGCGGATTGCCTACGCCCACGAGTTTATCGAGCAGATGCCCGCCGGCTACCAGACCCACCTGGGTGATGGCGGGTTGGGGCTTTCCGGTGGTCAGCGGCAACGCCTGGCCATCGCCCGCGCCTTGCTGGTGGACGCACCGATCCTGCTGCTGGACGAGGCCACCAGCGCCCTCGATGCGCAGAGCGAACACTTGATCCAGCAAGCCCTGCCCAGTCTGATGAAAAACCGCACCACGCTGGTCATCGCCCATCGGCTGGCCACGGTGAAAAACGCCGACCGGATCGCCGTGATGGACCAAGGCAAGCTGGTGGCGGTGGGCACCCATCAGCAACTGATCGGCAGTAACGCGTTGTACGCGCGGCTGGCGGCGTTGCAGTTCAGTGATGGGCATGAGGTGTCATGA
- a CDS encoding PA1571 family protein, whose translation MSLQHSSDDKIQVIRTQPHQSLGCAIIDAQGREVPITEDMIQSACRELEQRLVKPAEQK comes from the coding sequence ATGTCCTTGCAACACAGCAGCGATGACAAGATTCAAGTGATCCGCACGCAGCCGCACCAGTCTCTAGGGTGCGCCATTATTGACGCCCAAGGCCGCGAAGTACCGATCACTGAAGACATGATCCAGAGCGCATGCCGCGAGCTGGAACAGCGATTGGTCAAGCCTGCCGAACAAAAGTGA
- the pdxB gene encoding 4-phosphoerythronate dehydrogenase PdxB yields the protein MLIVADENIPLLDAFFEGFGEIRRVPGRSIDRATVEQADVLLVRSVTNVSRDLLQGSKVRFVGTCTIGTDHLDLDYFAEANIGWSSAPGCNARGVVDYVLGSLLTLAEIEGVALAERTYGVVGAGEVGGRLVKVLQGLGWKVLVCDPPRQASEGGDYASLEQIIAQCDVISLHTPLTSSGEQSTRHLFDRQRLEQLKPGAWLINASRGPVVDNQALREVLLEREDLQAVLDVWEGEPSVDIALAELCVIATPHIAGYSLDGKQRGTAQIYQALCQFLGQPATVSLDQLLPAPWLAQVSLSASSDPAWALAMLCRGVYDPRRDDADFRRSLVVSGAEQRTAFDLLRKHYPQRREIDGLRVQIEGQAPELRQIVAALGAQAV from the coding sequence ATGCTGATTGTTGCTGACGAAAATATTCCGCTGCTCGATGCCTTCTTCGAAGGTTTCGGCGAAATCCGCCGCGTGCCGGGCCGCTCCATTGATCGCGCCACTGTCGAGCAGGCCGATGTGCTGCTGGTGCGCTCGGTGACCAACGTCAGTCGCGACCTGCTGCAAGGCAGCAAGGTGCGGTTTGTCGGCACCTGCACCATTGGCACCGATCACCTGGACCTCGATTACTTTGCCGAGGCCAATATCGGTTGGTCCAGCGCCCCGGGCTGCAATGCCCGTGGGGTGGTCGACTATGTGCTGGGTAGCTTGCTGACCCTCGCCGAGATCGAAGGCGTAGCACTGGCCGAGCGCACCTATGGGGTGGTCGGGGCTGGCGAAGTGGGTGGGCGGCTGGTCAAGGTGCTGCAAGGCCTGGGCTGGAAGGTGCTGGTCTGCGACCCGCCGCGCCAGGCAAGCGAAGGAGGCGATTACGCCAGCCTTGAGCAAATCATCGCGCAATGCGACGTGATCAGCCTGCACACTCCTTTGACCTCGTCCGGCGAGCAATCGACCCGGCACCTGTTTGATCGCCAGCGCCTGGAGCAACTCAAGCCGGGTGCCTGGCTGATCAATGCCAGTCGCGGCCCGGTGGTGGACAACCAGGCACTGCGTGAAGTGCTGCTGGAGCGCGAAGACCTGCAAGCGGTACTGGACGTCTGGGAAGGCGAGCCGAGTGTCGATATCGCCCTCGCCGAACTGTGCGTGATTGCCACCCCGCATATCGCCGGCTACAGCCTCGATGGCAAACAGCGTGGCACTGCGCAGATCTATCAGGCGTTGTGCCAGTTCCTTGGCCAGCCTGCGACTGTGTCGCTGGACCAGCTGCTACCTGCCCCCTGGCTGGCGCAGGTCAGCCTGAGCGCCAGCAGTGATCCGGCTTGGGCCTTGGCGATGCTCTGCCGTGGGGTGTACGACCCGCGTCGCGACGATGCGGATTTTCGTCGCAGCCTGGTGGTCAGCGGCGCTGAGCAGCGCACGGCATTTGACCTGTTGCGCAAGCACTACCCGCAGCGCCGTGAGATTGACGGGCTGCGCGTGCAGATCGAGGGTCAGGCGCCTGAGTTGCGACAGATCGTGGCAGCCTTGGGTGCGCAGGCGGTATAG
- a CDS encoding MATE family efflux transporter, with amino-acid sequence MNSVTDSTAATAPPRTTPVRLELKGLLGLALPIMVAQLATTAMGFVDAVMAGRVSPRDLAAVALGNSIWIPVYLLMTGVLLATTPKVAQRFGAGQFEQIGPLTRQALWLALVVGLLGSGLLLSAEPILHWMKVDPLLIDPSMGYLQGIAFGFPGIAFYYVLRCYSDGMGRTRPSMAIGLSGLLLNIPLNYALIYGHFGLPAMGGVGCGWASGIVMWFMALSMAGWTRWAPFYARTRVLVRIDWPQWAVIKRLIGIGLPIGIAVFAESSIFAVIALLIGSLGSTVVAGHQIALNISSLLFMIPYSLGMAVTVRVGQALGAGNPYQARFAAKVGLGAALVFAAFSASLILLLREPIASIYTPDQSVIQIASMLIVYAALYQFSDAIQVICAGALRGYQDTRVTMILTLFAYWGIGLPVGYVLGLTDWFGPASGPSGLWEGLIAGLSCAALMLSIRLVRSARKRIRIHQRTPAV; translated from the coding sequence GTGAACTCCGTGACTGACAGCACCGCCGCTACTGCCCCGCCCCGCACAACCCCGGTTCGCCTGGAGCTCAAAGGCCTGCTGGGCCTGGCCCTGCCGATCATGGTCGCGCAACTGGCCACTACCGCCATGGGGTTTGTCGATGCAGTGATGGCCGGCCGGGTCAGCCCACGGGACCTGGCGGCAGTGGCCCTGGGCAACTCGATCTGGATTCCGGTGTACCTGTTGATGACCGGCGTCCTGCTGGCCACCACGCCCAAGGTCGCCCAGCGTTTTGGCGCCGGACAATTCGAGCAGATCGGCCCACTGACCCGCCAGGCCCTGTGGCTGGCGCTGGTCGTCGGCCTGCTGGGCAGCGGCCTGTTGCTCAGCGCCGAGCCGATCCTGCACTGGATGAAAGTCGACCCGCTGCTGATCGACCCGAGCATGGGCTACCTGCAGGGCATCGCCTTCGGTTTTCCGGGTATCGCCTTCTACTACGTACTGCGCTGCTACAGCGACGGCATGGGTCGTACCCGCCCGAGCATGGCCATCGGCCTGAGCGGCCTGCTGCTCAACATCCCGCTCAACTATGCGCTGATCTACGGCCACTTCGGCCTGCCGGCCATGGGCGGCGTTGGCTGCGGCTGGGCCAGTGGCATTGTGATGTGGTTCATGGCCTTGAGCATGGCCGGCTGGACCCGCTGGGCGCCCTTCTATGCCCGCACCCGGGTGCTGGTGCGGATCGATTGGCCGCAGTGGGCAGTGATCAAGCGCCTGATCGGCATCGGCCTGCCGATCGGCATCGCGGTATTCGCCGAATCGAGCATCTTCGCGGTCATCGCCCTGCTGATCGGCAGCCTCGGCTCGACCGTGGTGGCCGGGCACCAGATCGCGCTGAACATCAGCTCGCTGCTGTTCATGATTCCCTACTCGCTGGGCATGGCGGTCACGGTTCGGGTCGGCCAGGCACTGGGTGCCGGCAATCCCTACCAGGCGCGTTTCGCGGCGAAGGTCGGGCTGGGTGCAGCCCTGGTGTTCGCGGCATTCTCGGCGAGCCTGATCCTGCTGCTGCGCGAACCCATCGCCTCGATCTACACCCCTGACCAGAGCGTGATCCAGATCGCCTCGATGCTGATCGTGTATGCCGCGCTGTACCAGTTCTCCGATGCGATCCAGGTGATCTGCGCCGGTGCGCTACGAGGCTATCAGGACACCCGGGTGACGATGATCCTGACCCTGTTCGCCTATTGGGGCATCGGCCTGCCGGTGGGTTACGTACTGGGACTGACCGACTGGTTCGGCCCCGCCAGCGGCCCGAGCGGGTTGTGGGAAGGGCTGATTGCCGGCCTGAGCTGCGCAGCGCTGATGCTGTCGATCCGCCTGGTGCGCAGTGCCCGCAAGCGGATTCGTATTCACCAGCGCACCCCGGCCGTGTAG
- the tusA gene encoding sulfurtransferase TusA gives MIHTPVDGTLDATGLNCPEPVMMLHQHIRDLVPGGLLKVIATDPSTRRDIPKFCVFLDHELVGQHEDGGTYLYWIRKKSG, from the coding sequence TTGATCCATACGCCGGTTGACGGCACCCTTGACGCCACCGGCCTGAACTGTCCGGAACCGGTGATGATGCTGCACCAACACATTCGCGACCTGGTCCCGGGCGGCCTGCTCAAGGTGATCGCCACGGACCCTTCGACCCGTCGCGACATTCCCAAGTTCTGCGTGTTTCTCGACCATGAGCTGGTCGGTCAACATGAGGATGGCGGCACCTACCTGTACTGGATTCGCAAGAAGTCCGGTTGA